Proteins co-encoded in one Halorussus vallis genomic window:
- a CDS encoding M23 family metallopeptidase has product MAPGTVGEVVNGPTTEDGYTWWGIHWLEADIWGWSVERYLASSGGGSGGADLVWPMNGYITSPYGQRSSGFHGGVDIGHNGEIGTPIYAAHGGTAYTAYDSGGYGNYVYIDHGNGWETEYGHVNSFGVSDGQTVAQGDYIAGMGNSGNSTGPHLHFGVEVNNDPKPIPGSDGQTVSAGDAIPRDYSGL; this is encoded by the coding sequence ATGGCGCCCGGCACGGTCGGGGAGGTCGTCAACGGTCCCACGACCGAGGACGGCTACACCTGGTGGGGAATCCACTGGCTCGAAGCCGACATCTGGGGCTGGTCGGTCGAGCGGTACCTCGCGTCGAGCGGCGGCGGTAGCGGCGGCGCCGACCTCGTGTGGCCGATGAACGGCTACATCACTTCGCCCTACGGCCAGCGGTCGAGCGGTTTCCACGGCGGCGTGGACATCGGCCACAACGGCGAGATCGGCACGCCCATCTACGCCGCCCACGGCGGCACCGCCTACACGGCGTACGACTCGGGCGGATACGGCAACTACGTCTACATCGACCACGGGAACGGCTGGGAGACGGAGTACGGCCACGTCAACAGTTTCGGCGTCTCCGACGGCCAGACCGTCGCCCAGGGCGATTACATCGCCGGCATGGGCAACTCCGGAAACTCGACGGGACCGCACCTTCACTTCGGCGTCGAGGTGAACAACGACCCGAAACCCATCCCCGGGAGCGACGGCCAGACCGTCTCCGCCGGCGACGCCATCCCTCGGGACTACAGCGGGCTGTAA
- a CDS encoding methylmalonyl-CoA mutase family protein: MFDEDDLSEIRESKQEWEDETLEPVLDAYGERKDRFATVSNLEVDRLYTPEDVADLDYEEDLGFPGEDPYTRGVYPTMYRGRTWTMRQFAGFGTAEETNERFHYLTENGQTGLSTAFDMPSLMGKDSDDPLSDGEVGKEGVAVDTLRDMEILFDGIDLGEVSTSFTINPSAPVIYAMYIALADQQGVPRDEIRGTLQNDMLKEFIAQKEWVIPPEPSLDIVTDTVEFAAEETPKIKPISISGYHIREAGSTAIQELAFTLADGFAYVEDAMERGLDVDDFAPQLSFFFNSHNSIFEEVAKFRAARRIYADVMEEWYGAEAEASKRLKFHTQTAGQSLTAQQPLNNVVRVTIQALAGVLGGTQSLHTNSFDEALALPSEQAVRVALRTQQIIAEESGAADIVDPLGGSFAIESLTDETEEKAMAYIEEIKEMGDGSVRDGVLEGIEQGYFHREIQDASYEYQERVEEGEETVVGVNEYQIEEDTKPDILHVDETVQERQLERLASVKEERDDAAVEAALDDLREDVENGENVMPAIVDAVKAYATMGEIMQVFEAKYGSYQEKVGLA, from the coding sequence ATGTTCGACGAGGACGACCTCTCCGAGATACGCGAGAGCAAGCAGGAGTGGGAGGACGAGACCCTGGAGCCGGTACTGGACGCCTACGGCGAGCGCAAGGACCGGTTCGCCACCGTCTCGAACCTGGAAGTCGACCGGCTCTACACCCCCGAGGACGTGGCCGACCTCGATTACGAGGAGGACCTGGGCTTCCCCGGCGAGGACCCCTACACGCGGGGCGTCTACCCGACGATGTACCGCGGCCGGACCTGGACGATGCGCCAGTTCGCCGGCTTCGGCACCGCCGAGGAGACCAACGAACGATTCCACTACCTGACCGAGAACGGCCAGACCGGCCTCTCGACCGCCTTCGACATGCCCTCGCTGATGGGCAAGGACAGCGACGACCCGCTGTCGGACGGCGAGGTCGGCAAGGAGGGCGTCGCCGTCGACACGCTCCGGGACATGGAGATTCTGTTCGACGGCATCGACCTCGGGGAGGTGTCGACCTCGTTCACCATCAACCCCTCCGCGCCGGTCATCTACGCGATGTACATCGCGCTGGCCGACCAGCAGGGCGTCCCGCGCGACGAGATTCGGGGCACCCTCCAGAACGACATGCTGAAGGAGTTCATCGCCCAGAAGGAGTGGGTGATTCCGCCGGAGCCGAGCCTCGACATCGTGACCGACACCGTGGAGTTCGCGGCCGAGGAGACGCCCAAGATCAAGCCCATCTCCATCTCGGGCTACCACATCCGCGAGGCCGGGTCGACCGCGATCCAGGAACTGGCGTTCACGCTGGCCGACGGCTTTGCCTACGTCGAGGACGCGATGGAGCGCGGGCTGGACGTCGACGACTTCGCGCCGCAGCTCTCCTTCTTCTTCAACTCCCACAACTCCATCTTCGAGGAGGTGGCGAAGTTCCGCGCGGCCCGGCGCATCTACGCCGACGTGATGGAGGAGTGGTACGGCGCGGAGGCCGAGGCCAGCAAGCGCCTGAAGTTCCACACCCAGACCGCGGGCCAGAGCCTCACGGCCCAACAGCCGCTGAACAACGTGGTCCGGGTGACCATCCAGGCGCTGGCGGGCGTGTTGGGCGGCACCCAGAGCCTCCACACTAACAGCTTCGACGAGGCGCTCGCGCTGCCCTCCGAGCAGGCAGTCCGGGTCGCGCTCCGCACCCAGCAGATCATCGCCGAGGAGTCGGGCGCCGCCGACATCGTCGACCCGCTCGGCGGGAGTTTCGCCATCGAGAGCCTGACCGACGAAACCGAGGAGAAGGCGATGGCCTACATCGAGGAGATAAAGGAGATGGGCGACGGCTCGGTCCGCGACGGCGTCCTCGAAGGCATCGAGCAGGGGTACTTCCACCGCGAGATACAGGACGCCTCCTACGAGTACCAGGAGCGCGTCGAGGAGGGCGAGGAGACGGTCGTCGGCGTCAACGAGTACCAGATAGAGGAGGACACCAAGCCCGACATCCTCCACGTCGACGAGACGGTCCAGGAGCGCCAACTCGAACGCCTCGCTTCGGTCAAGGAGGAGCGCGACGACGCGGCCGTCGAGGCCGCGCTGGACGACCTGCGCGAGGACGTCGAGAACGGCGAGAACGTGATGCCCGCCATCGTTGACGCCGTGAAGGCCTACGCCACGATGGGCGAGATAATGCAGGTGTTCGAGGCGAAGTACGGTAGCTACCAGGAGAAAGTCGGACTGGCGTAA
- a CDS encoding N-acetylmuramoyl-L-alanine amidase, with translation MHSRRNILKKFGAASTASLAGAAALTGTAAAKPSVDWEAAHSSNYTSADRGAGYIDWIVIHTVQGSAQSAVNWFQDPDADVSAHYTVAQDGYRYQSVSDINIAWHAGGSNYNTYSVGIEHGGYVSGTYEDAQYRASAKLASWLCDQYGVPKQHPSSVPYDAANPANGGIIAHSQVPESTHTDPGSNWDWDYYIDLVNSY, from the coding sequence ATGCATTCCCGACGAAATATACTCAAGAAGTTCGGTGCGGCAAGTACTGCGAGTCTCGCCGGAGCGGCCGCCCTCACGGGGACCGCGGCGGCGAAACCCTCGGTCGACTGGGAGGCGGCCCACTCGAGCAACTACACGTCCGCCGACCGGGGCGCGGGCTACATCGACTGGATCGTCATCCACACCGTCCAGGGGTCGGCCCAGAGCGCGGTCAACTGGTTCCAGGACCCCGACGCCGACGTGAGCGCCCACTACACCGTCGCCCAGGACGGCTACAGGTACCAGTCGGTCAGCGACATCAACATCGCGTGGCACGCGGGCGGGTCGAACTACAACACGTACTCCGTCGGCATCGAGCACGGCGGCTACGTCAGCGGTACCTACGAGGACGCCCAGTACCGGGCGTCGGCCAAGCTCGCCAGTTGGCTCTGCGACCAGTACGGTGTCCCGAAACAGCACCCGTCCAGCGTCCCCTACGACGCCGCGAACCCGGCGAACGGCGGCATCATCGCCCACTCCCAGGTTCCCGAGAGCACCCACACCGACCCCGGGTCCAACTGGGACTGGGACTACTACATCGACCTCGTCAACTCGTACTGA
- a CDS encoding ABC transporter permease, translating into MSHRSADRDEVAGFPTLLRYVVYKRFLLLVRYPANTLAQLLSVYLFFAVIFFGGRVAAESVGAGAGALASTFDGLIVGWFLWTMSLTAYFSLAMNITRESQWGTLEQLYMSAYGFGAVMVANVVALLVESALWGAVILPLMLVTTGRPLTVDLLTVGPVALFALLSVVGIGFVFGGLALVYKRIENVSQLMQFALIGLIAAPIADIPALRYLPLVQGSAMLQRAMQGGVRLWEFPVADLVILAGTGVGYGLAGFYVFSRASDYARKKGVMGHY; encoded by the coding sequence GTGAGCCACCGGAGCGCCGACCGCGACGAGGTCGCCGGGTTCCCGACGCTGCTGCGGTACGTCGTCTACAAGCGGTTCCTGCTGCTGGTCCGATACCCGGCGAACACGCTGGCCCAACTGCTGTCGGTCTACCTGTTCTTCGCGGTCATCTTCTTCGGCGGGCGGGTGGCCGCCGAGAGCGTCGGGGCGGGCGCGGGCGCGCTGGCGAGCACCTTCGACGGCCTCATCGTCGGGTGGTTCCTCTGGACGATGTCGCTGACCGCGTACTTCAGCCTCGCGATGAACATCACCCGCGAGTCCCAGTGGGGCACCCTCGAACAGCTCTACATGTCCGCCTACGGGTTCGGCGCCGTGATGGTCGCCAACGTGGTCGCGCTCCTGGTCGAGAGCGCGCTGTGGGGCGCGGTCATCCTCCCACTGATGCTGGTCACGACCGGACGCCCGCTGACGGTGGACCTGCTGACGGTCGGCCCCGTCGCGCTCTTCGCGCTCCTCTCGGTGGTCGGCATCGGCTTCGTCTTCGGCGGACTGGCGCTGGTGTACAAGCGCATCGAGAACGTCTCGCAGTTGATGCAGTTCGCGCTCATCGGCCTCATCGCGGCTCCTATCGCCGACATTCCGGCGCTTCGGTACCTCCCGCTCGTCCAGGGGAGCGCCATGCTCCAGCGGGCGATGCAGGGCGGGGTCCGGCTCTGGGAGTTCCCGGTGGCCGACCTGGTGATCCTCGCCGGAACCGGCGTCGGCTACGGCCTGGCCGGCTTCTACGTCTTTTCGCGGGCCTCGGACTACGCCCGGAAGAAGGGCGTGATGGGTCACTACTGA